One window of Methanobacterium alkalithermotolerans genomic DNA carries:
- a CDS encoding tetratricopeptide repeat protein, giving the protein MPILSFGSRNIDLITGKKTMTIRKLWKKPVKKGDRLHCYWNLVSKEREKVFEAEVIDVEILTFHELLKRDDLILEEGFKDSKELKTEFHKMYIEELKKDTLFQVIRFRKLPIELWEGEKIDEKAMITQRADILFDSGKYNQSAMCYDAALKFDPRDIYLLNKKGDNLSRLGKFEEAIKCYNQALNIDPENEFVWNNKALALLNSGNPEKALKSSQKALEINPDNSVILYWQGFILEMLGKYKDALQAYDKVLELDYQNPEVWNARGNLLSEIGKTEEALESYDKALELCLEDEGDSVAFNRKGNALLELGRFEEALECYDDALALEKNNYIFWSNKGVALMELNRFNEAVECFNKVLQIDPSNDDARVLKDECLENL; this is encoded by the coding sequence ATGCCAATATTATCCTTTGGAAGCCGTAATATTGATCTTATTACTGGTAAAAAAACAATGACCATCAGGAAGTTATGGAAAAAGCCTGTTAAAAAAGGAGATAGGCTTCATTGTTACTGGAATCTGGTTTCTAAAGAAAGGGAGAAAGTTTTTGAAGCAGAAGTTATAGATGTGGAAATATTAACTTTCCATGAACTCTTAAAAAGAGATGATCTGATCCTGGAAGAAGGTTTTAAGGATTCTAAAGAATTAAAAACAGAGTTTCATAAAATGTATATCGAGGAGCTCAAAAAAGATACTCTTTTTCAGGTGATTAGATTTCGAAAATTGCCTATAGAATTATGGGAAGGGGAAAAAATTGATGAAAAAGCTATGATAACCCAGAGAGCCGATATTTTATTTGATTCTGGAAAATATAATCAATCGGCTATGTGCTACGATGCTGCTTTGAAATTTGATCCCCGGGACATTTATCTCTTAAATAAAAAAGGAGATAATTTAAGCCGTTTAGGTAAATTTGAAGAGGCAATTAAATGTTATAACCAGGCTTTAAATATAGATCCTGAAAATGAATTCGTATGGAATAACAAAGCCCTGGCTCTTTTAAATTCCGGGAACCCTGAAAAAGCATTAAAATCAAGCCAAAAAGCATTAGAGATTAATCCAGATAATTCAGTGATATTGTATTGGCAGGGATTTATTTTAGAAATGTTAGGAAAATATAAAGATGCCCTGCAAGCATATGATAAAGTTCTAGAATTAGATTACCAGAACCCGGAGGTATGGAACGCCCGGGGAAATTTATTAAGTGAGATAGGTAAAACAGAAGAAGCATTAGAATCATATGATAAGGCCTTAGAATTGTGTTTAGAAGATGAAGGTGATTCAGTAGCATTCAATAGAAAAGGAAATGCTCTTTTAGAGTTAGGACGATTTGAAGAAGCCCTGGAATGTTATGATGATGCTCTGGCTCTGGAAAAAAATAATTATATTTTCTGGAGCAATAAAGGCGTGGCTTTAATGGAATTAAATCGTTTTAATGAAGCAGTAGAATGTTTTAATAAAGTTTTACAAATCGATCCTTCTAATGATGATGCCCGGGTATTAAAAGATGAATGTCTGGAAAATTTATAA
- a CDS encoding polysaccharide pyruvyl transferase family protein, with amino-acid sequence MLPIKKAESYTPGHNNSPRVLLVGYNGANNTGSESRLLSIIQDIRWALGPEVRLTIPTLNEEKLKRYVQKEKNLKIVPLPSIYFLSLRKLVKNHDFILLIEGSCYMDTWTSALLWAFLWATRCAHTFKKPCLAYAVDAGDLSPLNKFLVKKEASKSNLIITRNYKSAEILKSVGVTAPIKITADCALNFESHTLNGIVEHFSPHRGLAGMAVVNFYLWPVVLRPFGKKKDEYKWPYYFSHSKKREKLEKKLARSWAKQADRLVDIHHKNIALICMEDLDEGLAHQVLSYMKNKENAQIFSSKDLNASKMTGLLQNLDILITSRYHASILSLSHQVPQIAIGHDRRLEILYEELKMYPDYFFKYDDPDLWEKVENKVDEILENPAKTQRLLESGFENQYSRSLQNRSLLKSFLKGGK; translated from the coding sequence ATGCTCCCTATAAAAAAAGCTGAATCATATACCCCGGGACATAATAATAGTCCGCGGGTTCTACTTGTAGGATATAATGGTGCAAATAATACTGGTTCAGAATCCCGATTGCTGTCCATTATCCAGGATATTCGATGGGCTTTAGGACCAGAGGTACGGCTAACCATACCCACCCTTAATGAAGAAAAGCTAAAAAGATATGTGCAAAAAGAAAAAAACCTTAAAATTGTACCATTGCCTTCTATTTATTTTTTAAGTTTGCGAAAACTGGTAAAAAATCATGATTTTATATTGCTAATCGAAGGTAGCTGTTATATGGATACCTGGACTTCTGCATTATTATGGGCGTTTCTATGGGCTACCCGGTGTGCTCATACATTTAAAAAACCTTGCCTGGCTTATGCTGTCGATGCGGGAGATTTATCTCCCTTAAACAAGTTTTTGGTGAAAAAAGAAGCCAGTAAAAGTAACCTCATAATAACCCGTAACTATAAATCTGCAGAAATTCTAAAATCTGTAGGGGTGACTGCCCCTATTAAAATTACTGCAGATTGTGCTTTAAATTTTGAATCCCATACCCTTAATGGAATTGTAGAACACTTCTCTCCACATAGAGGGTTAGCCGGCATGGCGGTGGTGAATTTTTATTTATGGCCTGTGGTTTTAAGGCCCTTTGGAAAGAAAAAAGATGAATATAAATGGCCCTATTATTTTTCACATTCTAAAAAAAGAGAAAAGCTGGAAAAAAAACTGGCCAGATCATGGGCAAAGCAGGCAGATCGTTTGGTGGACATCCACCACAAGAATATTGCATTAATCTGTATGGAAGACCTGGATGAAGGCCTGGCTCACCAGGTATTATCTTATATGAAAAATAAAGAGAATGCCCAAATTTTTTCTTCTAAAGATTTAAATGCATCCAAAATGACAGGGTTACTCCAAAATTTAGATATCTTAATTACTTCTCGTTATCATGCTTCCATATTGTCTTTATCTCATCAGGTGCCGCAAATAGCAATAGGACATGACCGCCGCCTGGAAATATTGTATGAAGAGCTGAAAATGTATCCGGATTATTTTTTTAAATACGATGATCCTGATTTATGGGAAAAAGTGGAAAATAAAGTAGATGAGATTTTAGAAAATCCAGCTAAAACCCAAAGATTGCTGGAAAGTGGATTTGAAAATCAGTATTCCCGTTCTCTCCAGAATCGAAGTCTCCTTAAATCATTTCTTAAAGGAGGAAAATAA
- the glmM gene encoding phosphoglucosamine mutase: MKRLFGTFGVRRIANHELTPEFASKLSSAYGTLIQGKIAVGGDPRTSTPLIKMSVMAGLLSSGCDVIDLGLLPTPAVQYAVRNYYDGGVIITASHNPPEYNGIKFVDEDGIGISDEMEEKIEDIFFNENPKRASWKNLGEFSTRPGLVKEYQDQVLQRVNQEAIKDANLKVVVDCGSGAACFTAPYILRELGCEVLTLNCQPDGFFPGRDPEPVENNLKELIEVVKSTGADLGLAHDGDADRTICIDEKGNFVLGDKTFALVEKQLLKENNGGIIVTTVATSSAIYDIAQQNKGEVITTAVGDLLVARKLKEKEGLFGGEENGGLIFPDFVYGRDAALSAAKIIEIISLEKKPLSELVAELPVYYSEKMKIKCPDDLKNKVMQLIADEISQDNRKFELDTTDGVKIITPEGWVIIRPSGTEPIFRCFSESDSPQNAEEMANWGISLVEKYLK, translated from the coding sequence ATGAAAAGATTATTTGGTACATTTGGTGTTAGGAGAATTGCTAATCATGAATTAACTCCGGAATTTGCTTCTAAGCTATCATCCGCATATGGGACTCTAATTCAGGGTAAAATTGCGGTAGGTGGAGATCCTCGAACATCAACACCTCTGATAAAAATGTCGGTAATGGCCGGTCTTTTATCCAGTGGATGTGATGTGATAGATCTGGGATTATTACCCACTCCGGCAGTTCAATATGCAGTCCGGAATTATTATGATGGGGGAGTCATTATCACCGCTTCCCACAATCCTCCTGAATACAATGGAATAAAATTCGTGGATGAAGATGGTATTGGAATTTCCGATGAAATGGAGGAAAAAATTGAAGATATTTTCTTCAATGAAAATCCAAAAAGAGCTAGCTGGAAGAATTTAGGTGAATTCAGTACCCGGCCGGGACTGGTGAAGGAATATCAAGATCAGGTACTACAGCGGGTTAATCAAGAGGCAATAAAAGATGCTAACTTAAAAGTGGTGGTTGATTGTGGATCAGGAGCAGCATGCTTCACAGCACCGTATATTTTAAGAGAATTGGGCTGTGAAGTTTTAACTTTAAACTGTCAGCCAGATGGATTTTTCCCGGGAAGAGACCCGGAACCAGTTGAAAATAATCTGAAAGAATTGATAGAAGTGGTTAAATCCACTGGAGCGGATTTAGGTCTGGCCCATGACGGAGATGCAGATAGAACTATTTGTATTGATGAAAAGGGAAACTTTGTATTGGGTGATAAAACTTTTGCTTTGGTAGAAAAACAGCTACTTAAGGAAAATAATGGGGGAATCATAGTTACCACCGTGGCTACTTCTTCTGCCATCTATGACATAGCACAACAAAATAAGGGGGAAGTTATTACCACGGCAGTGGGGGATTTGCTGGTTGCCAGAAAACTCAAAGAAAAAGAAGGCCTCTTTGGAGGAGAAGAAAATGGAGGCCTTATTTTCCCCGATTTTGTATATGGTCGGGATGCAGCACTCTCGGCAGCCAAGATAATTGAAATAATTTCTCTGGAGAAAAAACCACTATCAGAACTGGTTGCAGAATTACCCGTATATTATTCCGAAAAAATGAAAATAAAATGTCCAGATGATCTTAAAAATAAGGTGATGCAGCTCATTGCCGATGAAATTAGCCAGGACAATCGTAAATTTGAATTAGATACCACTGACGGAGTTAAGATAATTACTCCAGAGGGATGGGTTATAATCAGGCCTTCCGGGACTGAACCAATTTTCAGGTGTTTTTCAGAGTCGGATAGTCCTCAAAATGCTGAAGAAATGGCCAACTGGGGAATTTCCCTGGTGGAAAAATATTTAAAATAA
- a CDS encoding threonine/serine exporter family protein — protein sequence MEIKTNKSKVCLIPYLQDEYFLKDMLTFLAGLGKALSSTGISVTTIQSILYNVARAYQVKAEILVFTTFIIIKVGDEESSPLTTVNQIYGLSQLNTISELYELIYKVEKAEITPREGIKCLKKINAHPHRFGKIGMLIGYVFFAVGLGLLLQPNSQQLIVSGILGFLVGILLIFTQDKPRLALIKPVIGSFLVSIIFFWGVKNGFLTGSILLIIPALAYFLPGATLTTGMFELASGDLISGASRVIYGITILFLLLFGVLNGFKIIGLPQEDLLVVAAANTIGWWAPYIGIMLFGIGMFLFLSMRNRDFPWVIIVLYVAFLGQSLGNYFIGGFFGAFFGSLLMTISGALIGRSPMRTPSFVSTLSAFWLLVPGSLGFITLANLIGPNYSSGIADVIQVIMSVVAISLGLLIGAVIAEPLKLQKIKLKKFKK from the coding sequence ATGGAAATAAAAACCAATAAATCAAAAGTATGTTTAATTCCCTATCTGCAGGATGAATACTTCTTAAAAGATATGCTGACATTTTTAGCTGGTTTGGGAAAGGCCCTGAGTTCCACCGGCATATCAGTAACCACCATCCAATCCATTCTATATAATGTTGCCCGGGCCTATCAGGTTAAGGCCGAGATACTGGTTTTTACCACATTCATAATTATCAAAGTGGGGGATGAAGAATCATCCCCCTTAACTACTGTAAATCAAATATATGGACTATCGCAATTAAATACTATTTCAGAGCTCTATGAACTGATTTATAAAGTTGAAAAAGCAGAAATAACCCCTAGAGAAGGTATTAAATGCCTCAAAAAAATCAATGCGCATCCGCACCGTTTTGGAAAAATCGGGATGTTAATTGGCTATGTTTTTTTTGCAGTGGGTTTAGGATTATTATTGCAACCCAACTCTCAGCAATTAATTGTTTCAGGAATACTGGGATTTTTAGTAGGAATTTTACTAATTTTCACCCAAGATAAGCCCCGTTTAGCTCTTATAAAACCAGTTATAGGTTCTTTCCTGGTTTCGATTATATTTTTTTGGGGGGTGAAAAATGGGTTCCTTACCGGATCCATACTGCTAATTATACCTGCCCTGGCATATTTTTTACCTGGTGCCACCCTGACCACCGGAATGTTTGAATTAGCATCTGGAGATTTAATTTCAGGAGCAAGCAGGGTGATTTATGGCATAACCATTTTATTCTTGCTTCTTTTTGGGGTTTTAAATGGTTTTAAAATCATAGGGCTTCCTCAAGAAGATTTACTGGTGGTAGCAGCGGCCAATACCATTGGATGGTGGGCTCCCTATATAGGGATTATGCTTTTTGGTATAGGGATGTTTCTTTTCTTGTCCATGCGGAATAGAGACTTTCCATGGGTAATAATAGTGCTTTATGTGGCTTTTTTAGGGCAAAGTTTGGGTAATTATTTTATTGGTGGGTTTTTCGGGGCATTTTTTGGTTCACTGCTTATGACCATCAGTGGAGCCTTAATAGGGCGTTCCCCCATGAGAACACCCAGCTTTGTATCCACTCTTTCTGCCTTCTGGCTACTGGTTCCCGGTTCTCTGGGGTTCATAACACTGGCAAATTTAATAGGGCCCAACTATTCCAGTGGAATTGCTGATGTAATTCAGGTAATTATGAGTGTTGTGGCTATATCTTTAGGTCTGTTAATTGGAGCAGTTATTGCCGAACCTCTGAAGTTGCAAAAAATAAAATTAAAAAAGTTTAAAAAATAA
- a CDS encoding YkgJ family cysteine cluster protein, with amino-acid sequence MFRDLLIPEELWEKVLQKSLKKEKGESTQISRNLIQKLVLKKLRKKRSVKKYRKYGVTRQDLQEIIEMAQLLGLEFFGGPSDFEIIQNHPEWCNNCGKCCRESTPIFIHRDELNPLLLFNPDLKNEIIANPAYPEHYKFKEDLPCKFHDIEDKKCSIYDSRPQVCQSYPLILVEVENKPHYIPHLQPDCNYIISLVLEKSMILFDESLKKLNSN; translated from the coding sequence ATGTTCAGGGATCTTTTAATACCCGAGGAATTATGGGAAAAAGTTCTCCAGAAATCCTTAAAAAAGGAAAAGGGAGAGAGTACTCAAATTAGTAGAAATTTAATTCAAAAGCTGGTTTTGAAAAAATTAAGAAAAAAGAGATCTGTTAAAAAATACAGAAAATATGGTGTAACCCGGCAAGATCTGCAGGAAATAATAGAAATGGCGCAACTCCTCGGTTTAGAATTTTTTGGAGGTCCTTCTGATTTTGAAATCATCCAAAACCACCCTGAATGGTGTAATAATTGTGGGAAATGTTGTAGAGAATCCACCCCCATATTCATACACCGGGACGAATTAAACCCCTTATTACTTTTTAATCCTGATTTAAAAAATGAAATTATAGCTAACCCTGCTTATCCAGAACATTATAAGTTTAAAGAGGACCTTCCCTGCAAATTCCATGACATTGAAGATAAAAAATGTTCAATTTATGACAGCAGACCCCAGGTCTGTCAAAGTTATCCTCTGATTCTAGTTGAAGTAGAAAACAAGCCACATTACATCCCCCACTTGCAGCCAGATTGTAATTATATTATCTCCTTAGTTCTGGAAAAGTCCATGATATTATTTGATGAATCCCTGAAAAAATTAAATTCTAATTAA
- a CDS encoding GMC family oxidoreductase N-terminal domain-containing protein, producing MKAIVVGSGASGATIARELSKNGLEVLILEAGGNFKPFTRHVSWSEPFRKLGILGSASNINKIFPPMNSIKSSPDLALFRGITTGGCTVLTCGNLVRAEEGLHHIGLKLESEFQELENLIKVETFPENRWRPLSREMFKSAVKLGLDPESTPKAVNEKKCISCGLCELGCVKGARWDSRNFIDDACAGGATIKINSPVKKVIIEKGIVKGVETGSILGKNTYKSDLVVLAAGGIGSAQILENSGIETSPHLWADVVLTMGGIFKNAKMLKEPPMVWYSKQEDYILSPYVDILSHWFHKPWRKVSINDRVGMMVKLADSEEGKVDKQGKVDKNLSPKDRDTLKKASSMASLIMKESGVKGPYIQGMYNGGHLGGTFPLEAADVKNMRSEQLPSGLWVGDLSLVPRSQGMPTMLLAAAIGLRVARKILESMPDAAK from the coding sequence ATGAAGGCCATTGTAGTGGGTAGTGGAGCATCAGGTGCTACCATAGCTCGCGAACTATCAAAAAACGGTTTAGAAGTATTAATATTAGAAGCAGGTGGAAATTTCAAACCATTTACTCGTCACGTTTCCTGGTCAGAGCCTTTTAGAAAGTTAGGAATTTTAGGAAGTGCATCCAATATAAATAAGATATTCCCACCTATGAATTCTATAAAATCATCCCCTGATCTGGCACTTTTTAGAGGAATTACCACTGGAGGTTGCACCGTTCTCACCTGCGGTAATCTGGTTCGTGCCGAGGAAGGTCTCCACCACATAGGCCTTAAGCTGGAATCTGAATTTCAGGAACTGGAAAATTTAATTAAAGTGGAAACTTTCCCGGAAAATAGATGGCGACCATTAAGTCGGGAAATGTTTAAAAGCGCGGTAAAGTTAGGTCTTGATCCTGAAAGTACGCCTAAGGCAGTTAATGAGAAAAAATGTATTTCCTGTGGACTATGTGAATTGGGGTGTGTTAAAGGGGCTCGCTGGGATTCTAGAAATTTTATTGATGATGCTTGTGCTGGTGGCGCCACTATTAAAATAAATTCTCCGGTTAAAAAAGTAATAATAGAGAAGGGAATAGTTAAGGGAGTAGAAACAGGTTCTATCCTGGGAAAAAATACTTATAAAAGTGATCTGGTAGTGCTGGCTGCCGGAGGAATTGGCAGTGCCCAGATTCTGGAAAATTCAGGTATAGAAACCTCCCCCCACTTATGGGCAGATGTGGTTCTTACTATGGGAGGAATATTTAAAAATGCTAAGATGCTTAAAGAGCCCCCCATGGTCTGGTACAGTAAACAGGAAGATTATATTCTATCTCCTTATGTGGATATACTATCCCACTGGTTTCATAAGCCCTGGCGAAAAGTATCAATAAATGATCGGGTGGGGATGATGGTTAAATTGGCAGATTCAGAGGAGGGAAAAGTAGACAAACAGGGAAAGGTGGATAAAAACTTATCCCCTAAAGACCGGGATACTCTAAAAAAAGCCAGCTCAATGGCCAGTCTTATTATGAAAGAATCCGGCGTAAAGGGACCTTATATTCAGGGCATGTATAATGGAGGGCATTTAGGAGGGACCTTCCCCTTAGAAGCAGCTGATGTGAAAAATATGAGGTCAGAGCAATTACCCTCAGGTTTATGGGTGGGAGATTTATCTCTGGTCCCCCGATCGCAGGGAATGCCCACCATGTTACTTGCTGCAGCTATAGGACTTAGAGTAGCCCGAAAAATACTGGAAAGCATGCCTGATGCTGCAAAATGA
- a CDS encoding L-2-amino-thiazoline-4-carboxylic acid hydrolase — translation MNLRLLLASWWIPEYFLKKELNNLASLTIAELDNILKKHDPDSLKNINPLSIPLKGNLNHIRLKMIQGHEIRVKALENLIGKERSIELARPAMFEVGYRLGLEFKKKLSIKDDLEEVMIAAHILYKVLGIEFEFQDNKTDPHIIISHCELASYYSPLSCHILSGADEGVLKGLNPAFEMKFIKRITEGASCCKARLKLKN, via the coding sequence ATGAACCTTAGATTATTGCTGGCATCCTGGTGGATACCAGAATATTTTTTAAAAAAGGAACTTAATAATCTGGCCAGTTTAACCATTGCTGAACTGGATAATATTCTTAAAAAACATGACCCGGATTCTTTAAAAAATATAAATCCTTTATCCATTCCATTAAAGGGAAATTTAAATCATATACGCCTTAAAATGATTCAAGGTCATGAAATTCGGGTCAAAGCACTGGAAAATTTGATAGGCAAAGAAAGAAGTATTGAGTTGGCCCGGCCAGCTATGTTTGAAGTGGGTTATCGTCTGGGATTAGAATTTAAAAAAAAATTGAGTATTAAAGATGATCTTGAAGAAGTTATGATTGCCGCCCATATTCTTTATAAGGTTTTAGGAATTGAATTTGAATTTCAGGATAATAAAACAGATCCGCATATAATTATAAGTCATTGTGAGCTTGCATCATATTATTCCCCCTTATCTTGCCATATTTTAAGTGGGGCAGATGAAGGAGTTCTGAAAGGTTTGAATCCTGCCTTTGAAATGAAATTTATTAAAAGAATTACCGAAGGGGCTTCCTGCTGTAAGGCCCGGTTGAAATTAAAAAATTAA
- a CDS encoding SDR family oxidoreductase, translating to MIQGDYVLLSGANGFLGTQIALKLISCDLKIIALVRSRTNQDAETRLKRAWWEFPELLEALKNNQVELISGNVEKNHLGMDETVYQDLALKTNYIIHAAADLRLNAPLDELRKVNVQGTINMLEMAKNCKKDAFKRFSHVSTAYVAGKCEGEVLEDDLSDRCGFSSNYEQSKYEAEKEVIKSGIPYSIFRPGMIVGDSRTGAIKNFNTIYVPLRLYFNGKLKLIPVSPLNKINMVPVDYVSKTIVDLSLKKKAEKLTFHLTAPDESLPSIRELVDFTRQWANEKWNIHLPAPLFLGLPMGAVKKFFDIAGYFLKNQKGFQISVLSHLTPYIKENRRFSRRNTDLLSGPYSLSWKDFMGPLLNYAIYAGFFHRSDRTVHEQIMHRLKSKTFPVTLYDVVNGEFECKNGINIRNKIIKAVQALKYLGITPGDRVALVGYNSTRYLILDVALGLSGVITVPIYYTSPPIEIEEMVKDSGSRILFIGTPDLLKESSKLDLNIPLISFTRDSNSELIKEDIIPWEKFMEMGNHDKKDINAPVDFESAATIRYTSGTTGTPRGVQFNHGNLRWMGEFIASMPPWEDRIKEVSYLSFLPMNHVVEGILGTYSPYYAPAPLKLYFMEEFHDLSQALPRINPTIFFSVPRFYEKLWTKLEENWLGRLYLRIDESLLKSILRRILRRSLLKKSGLKNCAQLIVGSAPVSEKLLYDYRKLGIEIHNAYGLTEAPLITINRWGDNNLETVGKPLPFTKIKIAKDGEIMVKGPQTTSGYFNNDSKFLFQEDWLLTGDYGYLNSDESLVITGRKKEVLINAYGKTINPLKIETRLKSLSGIDEALLIGDSRAYCVALLWSDEFLKPPAQLDDEINELNSNLANPEKVKKWVVLKNDLSIEAGDLTANLKLKRNNIMQRFEKTIENLYHAEESDNKSQDILHMGIANKEF from the coding sequence ATGATCCAGGGAGATTATGTTCTTTTAAGTGGGGCCAATGGGTTTTTAGGAACACAAATAGCTTTAAAGCTTATTAGTTGTGATTTAAAAATAATAGCCCTGGTAAGAAGTAGAACTAATCAAGATGCTGAAACTCGTTTGAAAAGAGCCTGGTGGGAATTTCCAGAGTTATTAGAAGCCCTGAAGAATAATCAGGTGGAATTAATTTCAGGAAATGTGGAAAAGAATCATTTAGGAATGGATGAGACAGTTTACCAGGATTTAGCCTTAAAAACTAATTATATAATCCATGCAGCAGCTGATTTAAGATTAAATGCTCCTTTGGATGAACTTAGAAAAGTGAATGTTCAGGGCACAATTAATATGCTTGAAATGGCAAAAAACTGCAAAAAAGATGCTTTTAAACGTTTTTCCCATGTATCCACCGCTTATGTTGCCGGAAAGTGTGAAGGAGAAGTCCTTGAAGATGATTTATCAGATCGGTGCGGATTTTCCAGTAACTATGAGCAAAGTAAGTATGAAGCGGAAAAAGAAGTTATAAAATCTGGAATCCCTTACTCCATCTTCCGACCCGGGATGATTGTGGGAGACTCCCGAACAGGGGCCATTAAAAATTTCAATACCATCTATGTTCCTTTGAGGCTGTATTTTAATGGTAAATTGAAGTTAATACCTGTTTCACCCCTTAATAAAATAAATATGGTGCCTGTAGATTATGTTTCCAAAACCATAGTTGATTTAAGCCTCAAGAAAAAAGCAGAGAAATTAACTTTCCATCTAACCGCCCCTGATGAATCATTACCTTCTATTCGAGAATTAGTGGATTTTACCCGGCAGTGGGCCAATGAAAAATGGAATATCCATTTGCCTGCTCCTCTTTTTTTAGGCCTACCTATGGGTGCTGTTAAAAAATTCTTTGATATTGCAGGATACTTCTTAAAAAATCAAAAAGGATTTCAAATATCTGTTTTAAGTCATCTAACCCCATATATAAAAGAAAATCGAAGATTTAGTCGCCGAAATACGGATTTATTATCCGGACCATATTCACTTTCCTGGAAAGACTTCATGGGTCCCCTGTTGAACTATGCAATTTATGCCGGATTTTTTCATCGATCAGATCGTACCGTGCATGAACAAATTATGCACCGCCTGAAAAGCAAAACATTCCCGGTTACTTTGTATGACGTGGTGAATGGAGAATTCGAGTGTAAAAATGGAATTAACATTAGAAATAAAATTATAAAAGCCGTCCAGGCATTGAAATATTTAGGAATCACCCCTGGAGATAGGGTAGCACTGGTGGGTTATAACAGTACCCGCTATCTCATTTTAGATGTGGCCCTGGGATTATCCGGGGTAATAACCGTGCCCATCTATTATACCAGTCCTCCTATAGAAATTGAAGAAATGGTAAAAGACAGCGGTTCTCGAATACTATTTATAGGAACCCCTGATTTATTAAAAGAATCATCTAAACTGGATTTGAACATCCCCTTAATATCATTTACCCGTGATTCTAATTCTGAATTGATTAAAGAGGACATCATACCGTGGGAAAAGTTTATGGAAATGGGAAATCATGATAAAAAGGATATAAATGCACCGGTCGACTTTGAGAGTGCTGCCACTATTCGTTACACCTCCGGTACCACAGGAACCCCCCGGGGAGTTCAGTTCAATCATGGGAATCTTCGGTGGATGGGAGAATTTATAGCTTCCATGCCTCCCTGGGAAGACCGTATAAAAGAAGTATCTTATTTATCTTTTTTACCTATGAATCATGTTGTAGAAGGAATTTTAGGTACTTATTCTCCATATTATGCTCCTGCACCCTTAAAATTGTATTTTATGGAGGAATTCCATGACTTATCCCAGGCACTGCCCCGGATTAATCCCACCATATTTTTTTCCGTGCCCCGGTTTTATGAAAAACTTTGGACTAAATTGGAAGAAAACTGGCTGGGCAGACTATATCTGAGAATAGATGAATCCCTGCTTAAATCTATTTTAAGAAGAATATTAAGAAGAAGTTTACTGAAAAAATCGGGTTTAAAGAATTGTGCGCAGCTGATAGTTGGTTCTGCCCCGGTAAGTGAAAAGCTCCTTTATGATTATAGAAAACTGGGAATTGAAATTCACAATGCATATGGCCTAACTGAAGCGCCATTAATAACCATTAATCGGTGGGGAGATAATAATTTAGAAACTGTGGGAAAGCCATTACCATTTACCAAAATTAAAATTGCAAAAGATGGGGAAATCATGGTTAAAGGACCTCAAACCACTTCAGGATATTTTAATAATGATTCTAAATTTTTATTCCAGGAAGACTGGTTATTAACCGGAGATTATGGATACTTAAATTCAGATGAAAGCCTGGTAATTACCGGACGTAAAAAAGAAGTATTGATAAATGCTTATGGTAAAACTATAAATCCCCTTAAAATAGAAACCCGTTTAAAATCTTTGAGCGGTATAGATGAAGCTCTTCTGATAGGAGATAGCCGGGCATATTGTGTGGCACTTTTGTGGAGTGATGAATTTTTAAAGCCACCTGCACAATTAGATGATGAAATTAATGAGCTTAATTCTAATCTGGCCAATCCAGAGAAAGTGAAAAAATGGGTGGTTTTGAAAAATGATCTTTCCATTGAGGCCGGGGATTTGACTGCTAATTTGAAACTTAAAAGAAATAATATTATGCAACGTTTTGAAAAAACCATAGAAAATCTGTACCATGCTGAGGAATCAGATAATAAAAGTCAGGATATATTACATATGGGGATAGCAAATAAGGAGTTTTGA